The Salvelinus namaycush isolate Seneca chromosome 11, SaNama_1.0, whole genome shotgun sequence DNA window TTGCCAAGGCCGTGAGCCAGAAACGCCGACCTGACTTTGATCAATTGGAGAACTAGTTAGCTAAGTACCTAATTCTTAAACTAGCGctagggggcggcaggtagccgcCAGTATgagcgtcgggccagtaaccgCAATCCGACGttctgccctgaacaaggcaagtACTGTTTCCCCGGCGACGATGACGTCAATTAAGATAGCCCATGCACCTCTTTGATTCACAggagttgtgcaactgactatgTATCCCCTAGCTCGATTGTAAATTACCTATTCAATTTTACCCCCAACGCAGGGTTCCAACGTTGGCGGTGTGGGGTTCAGTTGGAGGGGTGGCATTGGTACACTTCACTGACTGGCGCTTGATCTTGGATTATGTACCGTACGTCAGCGGCAAATTCAAGAACGATGACTAGAGGCGTTTCTGTGGCTGAAGGTGAGTAAATGTGCACATAGCATCACAGTAAGGGTATGCTCTCTACAAAGTGGTTTACTTGACTtgttttttttaggggtggactggccatctggcatttcgggcaaatgccagatggcccGTCCATTTTTAGCCCAGTGGGCCTATCTGGCTTGAGTTGTTTTGGTAAAAATATAATTGTCTGGCTAATAATGGGGGCCTCAAGGGGGAAAAAATAGTCCAGTGTGAGGTCTCTAAGGAATGCGAGGGctgatttctggtcccagtccacCCCTGCCTGTTTTTACAGGGTGTCTGCAACAGATTGTCAAACCTAGCTAGAATAGTTCCGACCAGTAGGTCACAGTCAGTATATCTCCCTATAGGTCAGAATGCTTGGCTGCCCGCGCGGGAtagggtgggtataatttgtggaatgttccaataggaatctgttccaaaaactttgtaaataacaaggttgccaacaaatgACGCATACAAAGTTGTATAGCGGCAGAATAAGATACCGGTTAGGGTGTGGGCTATTTctttcactcaccacgtttattcCGAAAATGTCTGCCCTCACTCTGGTAGCCTATGGACAAGCATTAAGAATAAGCTATGTGGTGAGTAGATGCCTATTCGACAGCTAATTAGCTAGGTGAATTGATCATGCAACTTTGTATGTGCttgttggcaaccttgtactttacaaagtttttggaacagattcctttTGGAACGTTCCACATATTCTACCCACCCCAAATCGAGAAGAATAGAAGTACTACTAGATTTTAAACAGCCCTTTTGTCCTCATGCTAGGTAGCAGAAGCCACAGCAGCCATTTTGGAATCGCTCGTAGATCTTTACTTTGAACAACAAAGGACAGTCAGCCAATCAGGCTCCTTTG harbors:
- the LOC120056024 gene encoding cytochrome b-c1 complex subunit 10, whose amino-acid sequence is MGMRSEFPQVFPWWLATTSISNMLGKLIGQKYFSIARTWVPTLAVWGSVGGVALVHFTDWRLILDYVPYVSGKFKNDD